The Oenanthe melanoleuca isolate GR-GAL-2019-014 chromosome 1, OMel1.0, whole genome shotgun sequence genome segment TCTGATGGGCCCAAGGGAAtggagggagaggggacagtGGCTTCCTGTGCATTTCAGCAAGGCAGAAGCTGAGCCGGTGCTGTTCACCACAAATACCAGCGAGGTCATGAATTATGCATTTCTTGTTTAAAGAGAGGTCGCTCTCATCCATAATTGAAAGCTCCCTGGTCTGCCTTCAGCATCACATCTCCCACACCAGGAGTTAGGGAACTCATGAAATCTGCATAGACTTCCTCAAGGTGGCTAGGGGCTGGTGGAGAGAGGAAGCAAAATGCaggcaaaacaaaccaaaaaccctgCTGACAGCTTTGGTGTGTGAAATTAAGAGTCATCTCAGCTACCTGCAgatctgctccagccctgctcctcacatCCCTGTCTCCTCTCCACACCTGTCTCCTCCCAGGTCACACATAGGATGCTAGGCTTGCAAACATGGCTCAAACCAAGATTAGGGAGCGTTTCTTGAAACTTCTGGCTCTGTTACCTGAGAGTAGTTTGCTTTGGGTGCTTGCCTAGAAAATCGTTACACTGGATGGTGGGATGTTCCCAAGGGACAGTTTGAACTGTGAAATTTGTCCCTCTGGGAAGGTAAGGATCTTTAGAGCCTGTGTCTCTGACTAGAGTCATAcagtcccagggctggagtTGGTCCAGCATTCAGTCTTGTAAGCCTGGCTCAGACAGGCCAGCTGCCCTGAACCAGAGGCTGGAAAATCACCTTCCTTGCAGAGCACACTTTTTGAAAGGTGTGGTTCTCATTCTGGATCAGGCAGACAGAAGACAGAACCAAAACCTCAGAGGAGAACTACCAAAGCCCATGTGATCCTAACCATTTGTGAGTTATCAAAAAGGATGTAAATTGAGCAGTTTCTCAACAGGGCTGTTGAAAAATCCAGAGGCACTGGAACGTGTCAGCCTTATAATCCCCAGTCAGCTGAGTCTTTCCCTAACTTTCACCTTTCTCCCATTCACCTAGCATATCCTTTCAAACactctgcagctcagagagaaAGTCACTGCCTGGGTCATTTTGCTGCCTTGGAATCTTTATGCCTCTCTCAACATCTGGGTTGTCCTGCCTGTAACAATTTGTACTCTGTTGTTAATTAGTCAACAACAGATGAAGGGATCGGTCACATGTGATGGTCTGACCCTCAGCCAGATAGATCTTGCCTCTCTTCAGCATTATTCTGGTGAATCCATCTTTTTCGCCTGTATGCTTCTCTCACCGTCTTCTCCTGAATCTTTTCAGAATAATGCCCCCTGCATCAGCACAGGAGCTTAAATGGAGACTGAATGGTGTTGCATCCCTGAAGCTGAGAAGTCTGACAAAGCAGTGTGAAGCCAGAGTAGTATGAGAAACATTGTATCCCTATCATACTCAGCTTTGTGCTGTGtgttagtttattttttaatggagaaCAGAAGATTGATGGATAAAATTAAGAAGAGGGATGTGTAATTGGAGAACAGGCAAGAAGGCTACAGGCAGCATATTGAAGGCATCCATCAAACATTCAGCTAATGTTGTTAAGGGTGTGTAACACAAACAAGGGCTGCAGGAgacactaggaaaaaaataaaaggaaagagaatgGGAATAGACAGGACAGGAAAAATAGCAAGGGAGGAGAAGAGCCAGCAAGAGAGTACAATCAATAATATTTGTATTGCAATCACATCCAAAGGCTCCCGTTGGGATCAGTGCTGGACTGTATAAGCACATTAAGAGATGGTCCCTGCCCTCTACAGTTTAAATCCAGGAATTACCAGATGAACACAGGAGATGAGTTTAGATGATCGCAAAAATTTCTTCTGATCTTGAATCTCATTTAATAGGATCTACTCTGAGAGGGGTTAAAGACAGAAGGAAGATTGTGCCAAGAATACACACTGTAATGTTTGCCAGTAGGCATGCGATTAATCTGAGCCACTTAGGAGACTTTGGTTTTAATTACAAAATGTAGGTAAAAATATGTGCAGTAAGTCTCTGTAAGCCCCACTGGGGCCATCAGCAGGCTACCCAGAGGCATCGATATGTGACTGGATTTTGATGCTGTGTTTTCAAAAGGATGGACTGAGGCTTTAATGGACCACTTTGTGGGAAATATTCCATGAGGGGTGGACATTAAGAGAATGCAAAGGGCCTTTGTGTGGGTAAGGACAGAAGACAAAGGCTAAAATTATTAGTAAGTCAGGGGATTCTCATAGTTCTGGAAACAGGGAAGAAGAGAGACTCTGAAGGACTGAGAAAAGACAAGTGAAAGCTATAAAGCAACAGAGAAGAGCACGCATGATGGATGGAGGGGGAGACAGTAGGGGTGACAAGgtaatattttaaagagaaaataaagtattccaatagagatttttttaaatgggttGAAGTCAGCTCCTCTGTGAGGTTCACAAGCTACCTGGGGCTTTATGCAGGGTTTAATTTCTTCAGCCTTGCTTGCTTTGGAAAAGCAATAGAGAGAAGGTGCATGTAGAAATAAATGAGCATGGAGCACCAGgggagctgcacacacagacagcatCTCCATTTGTTTGCAGTGTTTGGGAAGCATGAACAGGGCTGGCTGGAagtgggaggaggagaaagaactAGAAAgggaatttattaaaaattcttctaaTTTTGATCCCCTATCCTCTGTGCTCTATTGGTAACACAGTTTCCAgggctgcctcctcctctctttccctccAGAAGCAACCTGAGTTTGCAGCAGTAGCAGGTCTGCTGCATAGAAAATGTGTCTGTATAATTAAGGCCTTTTATTAAAAGGAAGAAGCACTGGCTGCCTGACTCTGGTGCAGAGACATTGGTAATTGCAATCATACTAGAGGAAGCAAGGAGCTGTGATGACCCTGAGCCAGGGCCTGGGTGGGCCTAGGTATCTGCAGTTGTTAATAACAatccttgaattttttttgtggctCTGTCTGTTCTCACAGCTATGAGTGATGGGAAGCTTTATTCTGCACTGCTACGCTGGTAAGAGAAAAGatttcctgcagggaaagcagtCTCTGGTGCAGGTAACACCATCCTGCCCTGTATCCAGCCTGGATCTTACCAAATAGCAAAGCTTACCAAATTCCTATGCCTTTGGCACTAAAGCTTGAAGGACACTCTTGTACCTGCCCCAGACCTAGTCATCAAAAAGCAATGAAGTTAAGCAGAGCCAACATGTTTGCTACACAAGGCTCCTGCTCACATCACCAAAACactcctgtgtgtccctggccACACAGCTTCCTTGGTCCACTTCTTCATCAGTTTTTTATCACTTGAAAGTAGTGAAATGGGCACCATAGTGAGGAGGTAAGAAACATTAGATATTAACACCATTAATGGTTGGCTTGGGTAGCGGTCAGTGGGAATATGTTTCCCTAACGGATTGCTCCAGCATAGGTACCATTGGTGTCACAAGGAATGAGCTTGTTGGAGTAATTTCCTTAATAGGGCTTATGAACATCCACTTGTCCACAAGAGGACTTGCCGAGACATGCTAGTCTTCTGTCAGATGTGGCTGAAATAGGATTAACAGTTAATGGTGGTGGGGCACTGATGAGCCCTGAAATCCgtttttttttcaggacacCAAGGCAAAATGTCAGAGAAACAATTAAAGACTGATTCTAAGAGGTCTCAGAGGATTAATTTAGAATAGCATCTCCTAATATATTTCAGGAGTAccctgtggctgctgtcactgcagagccATTTTAGACCAGttgtcatttttcttctcacacAACTCTCTAAGGCTGAAGCAAGGCAATCCTTGTCCTCTGGACAGATGACGAGCTGCTGGACCCAAATCCTGGGCAAGGAGTTGCTTTTGAATAAAATGTGCCTGTGTCCCTTTAAGTACCTTGGTTTTAGCTGACTGGCCTTCAGTACACTTAAAAATCTCTAGCAGAGCAGGAATTTAGAGCAAACCAATTTGAACCTCCTTTCAATCTTTTGTATCAGCGTGATGCCATCAATCTTTTCCCTCAAAATGCCTTCAGCCTAGAAGTGCAGGGGAATCTGGCAGAGCTTGGTACTCCAAAAGTGGTGGGTACTCCAAAGTCTATGATTTCAACTGAATGCTGCAATGGCCAAACACTGCAAACCACAATCAGAAAGGGATATGAATAATTAAGCATTCAGCAGGCATCACTAGCACTGTGGAATGACCAAGGCAGGGATTTTGTGGAGCACTTAGGTGATAGCATGCATGTTTGATTGCCTCAATGCATCTGCCTAAGGAGTGTGAATTAACACTGCAGAAGCGTTAAGAGGTGCTGGCTATCTAGAGGATGCCTTACATCTGACTGTGTTGTCCAGTTGGATATTCAGGCACACAAATCTTGCACACAGTTCTAAAAAGTTGTACAAAAGAAGCAAACTAAATGGTCACGACAAAGCTCAGGAATGAACACAAGTCTCGAAGAGGGGGGGCGAGTAGCAGTCATCTCTAGCTTCAGAATCAGCAACATGAACAACTCTAACTCAAGGACAGTGGTTTCATCATGGGATAATGGGAGGTTCTTTAGAGCAACAGAAAGAGCTAAAAGCTTCTATTCCAAAGCACCAGAGCTGGCCAAGTTGGATTATGGTTTGGACCTGAAATGTTAATGGATCTCCTTGCAAACTTAGACAGCGCTTCACTGGATCAGAGCCAAACATTTGTCATATCTCCCTGCATTTTTGGTGACTGGTATTTTGGAGGCCttactctttttccttttctgaaaggTAGGGAGATGCCTGGGCATTGGAAGCTCCCTGCAGCATGCTGAGGAGACGTAACCTTCTTACCACGCTCCTGATTGCCTTGCCATGGGCTCTTCTCCTAACCTTGTGGCACCAGTACCCAACCACCCACTACCTCAGCCTGCTAAGAAGTAAGTGCAAAAATTCTGCTGTCAatgtgctggcagctgtggtGACTTCTGTTGCAAACCCTCAGCAGGGATGCTCTCTCATGAGAAGGGTTAAACAAGGACAGACTTGCCTGAAGGCCTCCTCGGGGTTTGCTGACAGCAAGAACATAAACTAATCTTAAGAGCATGTTAAACATGCACCTTAGGCTGGCTTTGGAGAGAGGATGCAGCACTAACTCCAAATAGATGTGTACCTCCCTGGACAGGATGTAGCCTGTTAGTTATTAGTCCTCTGacatcttctttttttcctttcttcctttgttttgtcCCAGAAGAGACAGATGAGAACGTGACCTCTAAAGCTCTCCTTAATGGTACATCTGCACAGAGAGAAGAAGGCTTCCCATCATGCACTCGGCAGCAGCAAAGCATAGGGGCAATGCCTAAAATCATCCAGAATTATGTATACTCCAGGCCTCCCCCATGGTCAGACACCCTGCCAACCATCTTTGTTATCACCCCTACCTACACCCGGCCAGTACAAAAAGCTGAGCTGACCCGTCTGGCCAACACCTTCCTCCATGTACAGAACCTACACTGGGTGGTGGTGGAGGACTCTCCACGAAGGACCAACCTTGTATCCAATCTCCTGGAGAAGGCTGGGCTCAACTTCACCCACCTCAATGTAGAGACACCCAAGAGCCTGAAGCTGGGTCTGtcctggatcccatcccacacCCCAAGGGGTACGCTACAGAGGAAcctggggctgcactggctgAGGGACAGCTTCAGCAACACCGCACCACCAGAAGGTGTAGTCTATTTTGCTGATGATGATAACACCTACAGCCTGGAGCTCTTTGAGGAGGTAAGAAACATAAAATTACATGGGACAGAAAAGCAGGCTAGAGTTGCAGAGCTTCTTAAGCCCAGTTGCACTTGCAAAGATCTCACCGACTCTGCATGGAGTGGCAGCTGGGTGTAGGGCAGATGCAAGCTGAAAGGGCAAAGAATATATTTGACATTCTATAGGCTGCAGATGTGAACAGTTATTCACACATCATTGCACCAGCATCTTGCCAGGGACCACAGGATATATACCTCAGAATTTATATCTCTCCTCAGGGAGAGCTGACCTAATTTAAATAAGCATCAAAGACAAACTTCTGGCAAGACATAAATCTGCATTGTTGTAGGTGTGTGATGGGTAAGGGATGATAGAAAAGTTGTCTGACTTTCTATCCACATTTACTCCTTGGCTGTCCTTCAGTTCTCTGGGTTCCAGCCACAACAACAGGGCTGAGGCTCTGGGATCACCAAAGCCTGCCCAGACTTCTGCTGGAGACCTGGCTTTTGTGAGATGCCAAGCATCACTTGCAAAAATCCAGTAAACTCTCTTGTCACCAATATAAGCCAAACTGTACTAAGCTGCTTGAAGAGCAGAGTTATGCATCAGAACGTATTTCCAGTTTTCAGAGTTGTTAGGTCTCTGCTAAGCTCATTCTTTCTTACTTCCTTCCAGGTCCTTTCTGAAAATTTCAATAAACCCCCACACTTCTAGGGAGTAGCAATGGATGGAAAAACAAGTCAGGAGGTGGGGGGAGAAATTGGGATAGATGAGGACAAAGATGAATCAGTCAGGGGGATTACTTGCATGAGTGTGAAGCTGGAGTGGATTTGGTAATACAAAGCTAGAGGCCTGGTGAAAGTAGTATTTGGCATttacaaaattataaaattctACCATAAAAGGTGAAAGTTCAAGTGGGAATGAGAAAATCAGAAGTTTTCATTCTTCTGAGGGACTGAATGTAGGCACAGAAAAGCAGTGTGTTGTTCAGAGAATAATGTGCTAAGAAATTGCCCTGTGGCTGTGGAAGCTGTAGCTcttcacacagcagcacaggtgaactagagcttgtgctgctgagagcaaTTATGATTGTGTAAGAAGTCAATGGGAGAGGGCAGGTACCAATTAAAGCAGAGCGTGGTGCATTAAAGGGTTGGGACAAACGTGGTGGGATTGAATTCTCACAGCGCTGTCTCTTTCTGGCACACAGATGCGCTACACAAGGCGGGTCTCAGTCTGGCCAGTGGCTTTTGTTGGGGGGCTGCGATATGAATCCCCAAAAGTGAACCCAGCAGGGAAGGTGGTGGGCTGGAAAACCGTCTTTGACCCTAATCGTCCATTTGCTATTGACATGGCTGGATTTGCTATCAGCATCAAGTTGATTCTGGAGAAGCCTCATGCCAGTTTCAAGCTGGAAGGAGTTAAAGGAGGCTACCAGGAAACCAGTCTGTTGAAGGATTTAGTGACTATGGACGGGCTGGAGCCCAAAGCAGCTAACTGCACAAAGGTGAGTAGGACAAGAAATCTCAAAGATACAGTCTTCTTGCTGGTGTTGGCTGCTTTTACAACCTCCTGCCACACTCTTCCACCTTTCAGTGTGCCTGCCTTGTGCTGGCACATGTCAATGCCAAATGATGCTAGGACAGACAGATGGACAAAGCCTGCTAAATTCTTCACAGATGTGAAACTCAGACAGAGCTGAGAAGCAGTGCTAGGCATTCTGTCTTAATAAAGAATCTCAGATGCACAGTTTGTGTCCAGATTGCTTTTCCAGTATCCAGGAGGACTGGCAGAGGGTTGAGTCTGGAATTTTGCTCTAGAATGATCCCTCCTCCTTGTCACGTTTCATGTGCCCGTGAAGTGTATCCCAGGATCAACCCCTTTGAATCACATGCATCAAACAGCTGTGAACTTTACTTCTCTGAGGATCCCACCCAATGAGTGCAGCACTCTCATTGTTTCCATGCTATTCAGAATGCCTGAACTCTTTGTGCTTCCCTCTAGGTGTTGGTCTGGCACACAAGAACTGAGAGGCCCACTCTGGTTAATGAAGGCAAGCGTGGATTTACAGACCCCAGAGTAGAGGTGTAAGCAGAGAGCCAACTCCAGGGTGTGAGTATCTTTGTCTTTATTGTTTTTCGCAAGGCAAATAATCCGTACCGGTTTCCTTATTTCTGCTGTTATTTCCTGAAAAACTCCGTATGTGACTGTTCTGGTAATTCACCATGCCACCCTTTGGAAGAAGTAGATTATCATCTTTATCCACGAATGCTCTGTATTTCTTGCTCATTCAAGCTTCCTTGCAGACCATATGGGAGTTTTGCCTGACAGAGAGAAAAGTGACAGTAGAATCCTCCAGTTTCACTCGAGTATTAATGACAAGCCACATTCCTTGCCCTTGGACTCTTTCATCCAGCTCCAAACTCCCTTTGGTGTGGAAGTTGTCCTATGAGATCACACTTCTCCAGGCAATCTTTtgtcccagcagccctgccacctGTGCAGTGCTTCATGCATCCCCCTTCAGTTTTTATCCTGCATGAACAGCTGTGGTGTGGGcgcagcagggaaaggctgatGGAATGCTTAAAGCACCTCAGAACAGGAACCACCAAAGCACAACCTACACAGACTCTCTCAGTTTGAGGTGCTTGGTACCAATGCTACCAGAGCCAGGAGTAcatctgctgctgaggggagaTGGTGAATGTACTAGGAAGTGCCTTTGCAGTTCACAGAGCCAGgttcagcagcaggatgggtgATTATGGCAACCACCACGATATGTTCTTAGAAAGAGAATGACGATGAAGAGTTCAGATATTATGCCCTCTGATCTCAAGGGCAGATTCCTGCCCCAAAAGTCATTTCTGAAATGACTCATATCTGTGTCAGAACAGAGGATGCTGAATGATTTAGTCCTACTTTGGAAGATTTTCCAAGAGTGCTTTTAGTTTTGACCCCAATATACACCTCAGCTCAGCTCTACCTTTATTTCTCTAGTAGAAATAAAACTGACAGCTTTTATACAGGCAGTCATGAGTATTTCAACTCCTGCACTGATCTCCTGTGTGCATCACTATTAGCTGCATTCATGCCACAGCACCTCATGATCTCTGAGTGACAGCCACACAAATAGTGCAAAGCAATCGCAGTGcctgcacacccagcagcagatggaagGGACTGGAGTCACTCATCTAAACACAGACTCCTGGTGCCACCATAGGGGCCCTGGGGTAGCCTACTTGTCCCTCCTACAGGGCACAAACCCTGCACCATTTCTGACAGCTTGTTATTAATATTACAGACATCCTAGAAACCCATAAATGATGCAAGATACCTGTGCTtagccagcagctcctcttttCATCAGTGCTTTTGTGAGATCCAATAGCAGCAACAGGATCACTTCCCACATTCACCCATACTGAGTCTGCAGTTGCCTAAAGCTATGATTGCCCAGACTTGGCTCATAAGGACTCAGTCCAGTTAACTGTTCTGGAGGAATCACTCACTTTGTACAGGATTAACAGGCCTATAAAAACTCAGACAGTTGCCTTTTGCCTACTTGCCAGAGGAGGGGCTGACTGCTCCACTGGAGATGCACAGTGCAGACATGATGTTTTCACAAATGTGCCATTTATAGATGGGCATTTTTGTCCTTACCTCTCTCCTTGGCCAAACACTCAGCCATCCTCCATAAGAAATGCAATGCACCAGCCATGGAGTCTCACGAGAATGGCTCCCCATGAGTCATTTGTTGTGAGAAAGGAAAGCAACCAATCTAAAAGATCAAGACACTGTCACTGATTCACTCAGCAGAACTTATACCTTTATCCAAGCCATCCTCTCCAATGGTTTCAAGCAGATTGTTGGCTGGATCAGCCCTGCTGATTTTTAAGGATCTTTGCACTTTCATTAGCAGTCAGTTTGACCACAATCCCTTCTGCACCACTGTCTGTCATGTGGGGCAGCTGGTCTGACACATCAAGTTTGCAAGTGGCATCTACTTCAGGAAAAACATGCAAAGTAAATTGCTTGACAATCAAGGGCAATCAAGCAAAATCATTAGATTACAtctcttaaaattttaaattgagaTCTCTGCTGACGGCTACAGTGTATTGGAGGTCCTTACTATCAAGGCTGTTGAGCTTCAGAACCTTGATAGACATGATCTAGATAAGCCagtcctgaggaaaaaaaagactcaaAATTGTTCCCCCGAGGATCTTCTGTTCTTAGACACAATAGGAAGAATATTTCCATCTTTCCCTCCTGCCAATTAGTCTTCCTTGAGGATCAGATCAAGCCAGTTAATTTCAAAACCTCCCAGAGCCCTCCTTCCCTTTAAATCCTGCAGATGTGAGTTATGCAGACATTGCTTGGTGTGGGATTTGGTACTCCTAATCTCTAATTGGACTGCTTGCATGGCTGCTTGCCACAGAGCAGCCAAAAGCTATCACAGCATACATCCCTGCCAACTGTATTGAAACACCCTTGAAATACAGGCTTTGCCTTCTGAAAACAGGACACGGAGATTAATTTCACctcaattttttctttgttgaagTCCTGAAAACTATCACAGAAGACTAGTGTCATAAAAACTACCTATTCTTATTGCTAACTTTTATTTACAGGCCTCCAAAAAAGAGTGTGCTTAGGTTAGCATAGGACTCCTGCTATTGTGAAATTTGGAAGCAGAGAAGGTTCATCTGCATTTCAAAAGCTTTCAGACAAACTGAATAGAAATCCTCAGATATCATTTTCctactcttttaaaaaattaacaaaaaagttaaaataatgtctttaagtgcaggcaaaaaaaattctgtcagaAACGTTCTCTAATTCATAAACAAAATCTTGCAGCTAAGACTCTAGTGCAGCTAGAACaagcagctcttcagctgtATCCcagcccaaagccatgcacattGTCATTGAGGAACATGTTGACTAATAGCTGCAAAGGTGCTTGTCTGAGCTAGGGGGATAGTCCTGTTACACTGGATGTTGTATTTGCACCTTCTTACCTCACCTTGTGTTTGTTTTGACAGAGGTGGAGGGCTGTGATTGTTCCTGAAGTTCATCAGCAACCACAGTAACTGTGCACCCTGCCAGTCCTGCCCAGCACTTTGCTCCACTGCTGGAGGATGATAAACACCCCCAAATGTCACCACGCCAAACAGCTCCCTTGCCCAAAGAGGTGGTAATAAGGAGAGTCACAGCTGAGGTGGTGCCCTGAGATCCTCCCCACCTAGGAGAGTAGTTATTCCCTTTCCCACTGGACCCTGTACTTTTAACCATTTGTTAAAACTTACTAGATGTGATCTTCATTCTCTGCTGTGCCCGTACAGAGGCTGAAATTCAGGATGGGTGCAGGTGCCTCCAAAGGTCTCTCCTGGCATA includes the following:
- the LOC130248774 gene encoding galactosylgalactosylxylosylprotein 3-beta-glucuronosyltransferase 1-like — protein: MLRRRNLLTTLLIALPWALLLTLWHQYPTTHYLSLLRKETDENVTSKALLNGTSAQREEGFPSCTRQQQSIGAMPKIIQNYVYSRPPPWSDTLPTIFVITPTYTRPVQKAELTRLANTFLHVQNLHWVVVEDSPRRTNLVSNLLEKAGLNFTHLNVETPKSLKLGLSWIPSHTPRGTLQRNLGLHWLRDSFSNTAPPEGVVYFADDDNTYSLELFEEMRYTRRVSVWPVAFVGGLRYESPKVNPAGKVVGWKTVFDPNRPFAIDMAGFAISIKLILEKPHASFKLEGVKGGYQETSLLKDLVTMDGLEPKAANCTKVLVWHTRTERPTLVNEGKRGFTDPRVEV